A segment of the Terriglobales bacterium genome:
ACCGAGAACCTGCTCGGCGGAGAAGAAGGCCTGAGCGACGCCGGGTTCTCCATCTCGCGCGGCTTCGCCGGACCGAAAGGCATCTACCTGGAAGCGACCGGCCAGATGTACCGCGGCGACGCCGGCGACGTGTGGTCGCAGTCCGGCAAGCGCGACGTGAGCGCCCTGGCGCACTTCCGCGGCTACGGCGACATCACCGAGTCCACCAACCTGGACATCGGGTTCTCCTACGGCCGCGGGCACAACGACCTGGGCTCCGACTTCCTGACGCAGCTCTACGGCGTGGACGCGACGCTCCGCTGGAAGCCGCTGCGGCGCGCCATCTACCATTCGTTCCTGGCGCGCAGCGAGTTCGTCTGGAGCGACCGCCAGCAGTTCCCGGCGCGGCAGCGCGCCTTCGGCTTCTTCACCTCCGCCGATTACCAGCTGGCGCGGCGCTGGTGGATGGGCGGGCGCTTCGACTGGAGCGATCGCGCGCGCGCCGCCGCGCTCACCGACAAAGGCGGCTCGTTCGTGCTCACGTACTGGCCGAGCGAGTTCGCGCAGATCCGCGGCCAGTATCGCTATACCAACTACGCCGAAGGCCGGAACGCGAACGAGCTGCTGATGCAGGTGCTGTTCGCCATCGGCGCGCACGGCGCGCATCCGTTCTAGAGGAAGGTGCGAGTCGCCAGTCGTGAGCTGTGAGTGGCCGGCCACACCGGCCACGGAGAGAGAAGGGAAGAGATGAAGTCATACAGGACATACGCAATCATCGCCGCGCTGATGGGCGCGATGCTGTTCGCCGGCCCCGCGGAGGCGAAGCAGCTTAACGTGGTCACCTCGACCACCGACATGGCCGCGCTGGCGCAGGAAGTCGGCGGCGACAAGATCAAGGTGGAAGCCATCGCCAGGGGCTACCAGGACCCGCACTTCGTGGAAGCCAAGCCGAGCTTCCTGCTGAAGCTGCGCAACGCGGACCTGCTGATCGCGGTCGGGCTGGACCTGGAGTTGGGCTGGCTGCCGGCGCTGGTCACGCAGTGCGGTAACGGCAAGATCCAGCCGGCCGCGAGCGGCTATCTCGACGCCTCGCAGTTCGCCGAGATCCTGGAGAAGCCGACCGGACCGGTCTCGCGCGCGCAGGGCGACGTGCATCCGCTGGGGAATCCGCACTACTGGCTCGATCCCGACAACGGGCGTCGCATCGCCAAGGGCATCGCCGCCAAGCTGGCGCAGATGGACCCGGAGAACGCGGCGTACTTCCAGCAGCGCGCCGCCGACTTCGAGCAGCGGCTGGCGCAGGCGGAGAAGCGCTGGCAGCAGCAGATGGCGCCCTACCGCGGACGCAAGGTCGTGTCGTACCACAAGTCGTGGCCGAACTTCGCGCGCCACTTCGGGCTGGACGTGGTGGGCTACGTGGAGCCGCGGCCCGGCATCCCGCCCTCGCCCCAGCACACCATGGAGCTCATCGGCCAGATGAAGCGCGACAACGTGAAGATCATCCTGGTGGAGCCGTACTTCGACCTGAAGACGCCGAACTCGATCGCCTCGAAGACCGGCGGCAAGGTGGTGGTGCTGCTGCCTTCGGTGGGCGGCGAGCAGCAGGCGTCTGACTATTTCAAGCTGTTCGATTACGATATTCAGCTCCTTACCTCCGCGTTCCAGCAGGTCAAGTAGGAAAGAGGACGAATGCTGATCCTGGAGTTCCTGCTGTTGCCGTTCCTGGCGAGCCTGATCCTGACGGGCATCCACGCTTACCTGGGCGTGCACGTGGTGGAGCGGGGCGTGATCTTCGTGGACCTGGCGTTGGCGCAGATCGCGGCGCTGGGCGCGACCATCGCGGTGCTGGCCGGGACCGACCCGCACGGCGAAGGCGCCTACTGGATCAGCCTGGCGTTCACCTTCCTGGGCGCGCTCATCTTCAGCTTCGTGCGCTCGAAGCGGCGGCGGATCCCGCTGGAGGCGTTCATCGGCATCTCGTACGCCATTGCGTCGGCAGCGGCCATCCTGGCGATGAGCAAGGCGACCAGCGAGACCGAGCACCTGAAAGACATGCTGGTCGGCAACAT
Coding sequences within it:
- a CDS encoding metal ABC transporter substrate-binding protein → MKSYRTYAIIAALMGAMLFAGPAEAKQLNVVTSTTDMAALAQEVGGDKIKVEAIARGYQDPHFVEAKPSFLLKLRNADLLIAVGLDLELGWLPALVTQCGNGKIQPAASGYLDASQFAEILEKPTGPVSRAQGDVHPLGNPHYWLDPDNGRRIAKGIAAKLAQMDPENAAYFQQRAADFEQRLAQAEKRWQQQMAPYRGRKVVSYHKSWPNFARHFGLDVVGYVEPRPGIPPSPQHTMELIGQMKRDNVKIILVEPYFDLKTPNSIASKTGGKVVVLLPSVGGEQQASDYFKLFDYDIQLLTSAFQQVK